The Filimonas lacunae genomic sequence GAATGTCTTTTAAAATGCGTTGCACCTGCGAATGTAAATATGCAAGACAGAAGGGTGTTGTCCGCTACAGAAATCACTGAATACTTATGTAAGCACACTCCCTTGAAATTTTCTAATGCAATGGTGCAAAAAATAGGTGTATTGCTGAAACGTAATGGTTTTGCACAACGGAAAAGTAACGGCAGACCTGTTTATGATGTTATCTGCCTGATGTAACCTGTATTCAATAGCCCTCTCTTATCTCCTGTGCTATTAAAGGGAGTGTAGGGAGGGCTTGTTTTCCACTCCTTTTTCTTACCCCGCACGTAATGCGACAATTAATTTAACATGAACTTTACTTATATACCCAAAAGACTAGATTTAGAAGTGCTGTTGAAAGAAAATAAGCCTTCATTTAAATACCATATCGACAATTTTAAATACATTATTGGCACTATTATCAGGCTAAAATGTCGTAATAAGGATTACCTGAAAGCAGAATATATTCCTTTGAACGCCAAGATTCTGCAAAAGAAAATACGGGCTTATAATCAATACCTTTCTTACCTTATTGAAAACAACGTTATAGAAACGGATAATCATTATATCCCTGGTGAAAAGTCCCGTTGCTTTAAGATTAGTGATTCTTTAAAAAACGATGGCTACGAGTTTACGGATTTGACGAAAAACACTTTAACGGTAATGTCAAATGACGAACGTAAGGAGGATGCCGCATTTAGAAAGAAATATGATTTCTTGCGCAAGTGGTTTGACAGCAACCTTCAAGTTAATGTGGAAATGGCAGCATGGGAATTGTCGCATCTATATGAGCAGGATATGGCCGATGGTTTATATGATGCCGCTGATCGTTATTGCATCCGGGAATTAGCCCTTGAAACGCTTAATAAAGGCATGTTCTACATGAGTGTTGATAGCACTGCTGGTCGTTTTCATTCTAACCTGACAAATTTAAAGTCAGAATTGCGGAACTACATTACATACGACGGGCAGCAACTGTGTTCTGTGGATGTAAAGAACTCTCAACCATTTATTAGTATGCTTCTTTTTAATCCTGATTTCTATTCTGAAAATGGTACTGGATTAACTTTAAAGAAGTTAAGACCTGAAATTTTTAAAAGTTTATCTTCTGTTATTCCTTCTATATTATCTATTATTTCATCTCTTTCTTTCATTATGTTAGTAAAAAGTGATGAAACGCAATGTGGGAGCGACTTGGAGCGATTTTGCACGTTGGTAGACAAAGGCAGGTTATACCAGTACATCAGTACTCAATATTTTGAAGAAACAGGCATCTTATATACCCCAGATACTCCTGATGGTAAAAGAATGCTGAAAAGTGCTGTATTCACCACATTGTTTTCCGACAATCGCTTTATTGGGCAAAAAGAGGCTGATATGAAGCGTTGTTTTAGGGATTTGTTTCCTACTGTATATAAAATTTATTCGCTCATTAAACGCCACGATAATGGCTTTTTGGCTATAATTCTACAGTCAATAGAGGCGGAGGTAGTAATAAATAGAGTAGCCAGGACATTCGCCAAAGAAAACAAAGAGGTGCCTATTTATACCATACATGATAGCATCGTTACGCTTTCTGAGTATAAAGAGAGGGTTAAGGACTTAATGAAAGTGGAGTTTGAAAACGCCATTGGATTTCGCCCGAATCTGAGTTTTGAGGAGTGGAACGGAGAATAGTACTTTTTTACTATTTTCGCGAGAATGGATAAATAAAAGAACCTCAATATATTATTAGCACAGAGCTATAAGTTCCTGTAGTCTGAAAGGTCGAAGATTCAATGCATACGGGAAAGTATAAGCTAAGAGTGTCATGCTACGGCGTGGCCTCTTACTTTACTTTGTATGCAAGGCATTCGACCGCCTCAGACTACGAGTAAATGTTAAGAGCCACGCTATTTTTTTGTGCATATATGAAAACAGGGAAGCCGAAAACTGTATAGAGTAGGCATTATTTAAAATGAAAACTATGCGATTGTTGATTTTTACATTAGTTGTACTTCTTGGTAGTAGTGTTTCTCATGCCCAAAAGATAAAAAAAGATAGACAATCCGCAATAGCGGAAATTAAAAACAATGGAAGATCTGTCTACCCTTTAAATGATGATTCTAATTCTTTTTATTATAAAAGATATGATGAAGAAGGTGACGCTACTGTTTTATATGTGTGCGAAAATGATCAGGTTAGAAAAGTTCTATTTATTTGCCAAGATCCCACACAAGTGCCTAAAAGATCATTACAAGCATTCAAAACAGTGAATAGTGGCTATGAAGTAGATCCTATTATTAAAGGCGTATTTAAGGGGACTAACTCTTGCTATTACGAAGGGAAAGCCAGATATGAAGGTGTAAATAATTATCAAGATAAAAAATTCTATCTCGAAATAGTATTACTCGATTAACTAGTAACTGTGAGTAATTAGAAATCATTTTATGAGTTAAATAAGCTATTACTTTAAATTAAAATCGTAAATCATGAAAGCCATTTTTTTGACAACAATTCTGTCTATATTTTTTTCAATGTTATTAAAGGCTCAATGCGATGTGCAAGTTAATGATCGTGACGATGGAACTACGGTTAGATATATGCGACCAGATAGGGTTGGGTATAGTGACAGATTTATATTGGCTTTTTCAATGCAGACAAATGGGGTACAATTTTGTGTGTGTACCCTATCCGTCTTTGAATCTAATAGCATAAAATTGAAAGGTAACCTGATCTTGAAATTTGATAACAATAAATCTGCCACATTTGAACATTATACCAGTGAATTAACCACATATAATGGTTATCCCGCAACTATTAGCATCTTTCTGGCAGATGCTATTGATTTAGCTACAATTGCTTCTTCTAATATTAAAATTGCTATGGTTAATTTGGCTGATAATACGTTTCAGACAGTGTCGGTCAAAATGAATTCTGATATTCTTAAAAAGCAATATAACTGCTTAAAACAATAGCTAGATATGGAAAAATTAGAATCATGGATTAGTATATTATGCTTGCCTTTGATACTTGGAGTACTGTGGTTTATAGGGACTTTGTTTAAAGCTTTCTTTTTTGAAGATAAGGAGCGTGAAGAGTCAAAACGTGGAAATATTTTACTATCCATAGTCATAGGAGTAATTGTGCTTTTTTTAATATCTTTTATCTGTCAAAAAATGGGGTGTAACTACGATGACGAAAAATATTATCGATAAGTATTAAAATGAAGAGGGAATCAACATCCCTCTTTTTCTTTTATACACATTGCCAGTGAATTTCCATTCTACACTAATAATATATCACTATTAAAGTGAGCTGCACTAAGTTTTTATTTTTTCTGTAGAATTTTTAAGCCCGCTTTTCTGTGTTTACCTGCGGATATTAAAAATACCCCCGTCCGATTTATATACGTTGACGTTACCACCTCCTTAGAAGACCTCCCACACGTTAACCTCGGAATCGGGATACCCCGGTCATCACTTAATTGGTTAATTCAAAATCAGCTTATCATGGTTAAAATTATTAACGCCCATCTACGGAAGGGTGATAGAGGGGAATTTGTTTCACTGGAACTACAGGGTGATCTGGTAATGTTACAATCACAAACTACCGGTAAGTTTTACGCCACTGCAAAGCGCTGCTTTATTACTTCCACTTTTGACCTGGCTACTGCTACAGCATTAATTGGACAGCAGATTCCGGGTACAATTACGCGGATGCAGTGTAGTCCCTACGATTTTACCAACAAGGAAACCGGAGAAGTAATGAAACTAACGCATACTTATGCTTACGTGCCACATGAAGGCGCTATGCCACAGTATGAACCACAGCAAGTACCAGTAATGGAGGTGGCATAACTCATTTTGGATGATGGGGAATCGAGGTGGCGTTTCTACGCTACCTCTTTTTGTAAGTAATAGAAAATGCTTCAGTGTGGCACTAGCAATCAACGAGGTGGTATTTCTATACCGCCTTTTTTTATTCATTTTTCAAATTACATATATGCAACTTCAACAAGCAAACAGACGTAATGTCAAAATAAAGATGGCACTACAAGGGCCTGCAGGTGCTGGTAAAACCTACAGTGCTTTATTACTGGCCTATGGGCTATGTGGTGATTGGGAAAAAATTGCCGTGGTAGATTCTGAAAACCAATCTGCTGCTTTATATGCGGATTTGGGCAACTTTTTGGTACTGCCTTTACATGCACCGTTTACACCGGAAAGCTATATCGAAGCAATTACTATCTGTGAGAATAAAGGCATAGAGGTTATTGTCCTGGACAGTATTACCCATGAATGGGCAGGTGTTGGTGGTATATTGGATATACACGCGCAGGTAAAAGGAAATAACAGTTATACCAACTGGTTAAAAGTATCGCCTAGGCATGAAGCATTTGTGCAAAAGATGCTGCAAAGTCCTGTGCATATTATCAGCACCATCCGCAGTAAACAGGATTACATACTGGTAGAAAAGAATGGCAAGCAAGTGCCGGAGAAAGTGGGTATAAAGGGTATTCAAAGGGCTAACCTGGATTATGAATTTACCCTGCTTTTTGAATTGGATAAGAGCAATAAGGCTGTTGCCACAAAGGATAGGACTTCCTTGTTTTCTGGTAAACCTGCTTTTATACTCACTGCTGCTACAGGTAAGCAAATACTGGACTGGTGCACCCAGGGAGGGCAGGGAGTGCTGGTTTCTCAAATCTCCGCATGTAACAGTATGGAAGAGCTATTGCAACTATTTTATGCCCATCCAGTACAGAATGAATCAGACAAACAGGCCTTTTCCCAAAGGAGAAAGGAACTGGAAGGTAATCACGCTTTAATTCCATAGCCCATGCAGAAATATATTTTAATAACATGGCCGTTATCCATGCTGTTATTTGAGCATAAGCGGTTTGATGAATGTTATATAGCACTGGCAGTAGATCAAAGTAAGAATATTGATTCATCCTATCTGGTGCCGGAAGATTTATACGAGGAATTAATTCGTCAGCAAAAGAATCAACCGGGCTTGTAAAGGCAAGGCTGTTAAAAATAAAGCCTATGCACTATCAACATTACAATAGCCAGATCTTGCTGGTAATAAATCCCGCTGGTGTAATACGTAAACTGTATACACCATTCAGGGTAACCTGTATTATACCTGTTGCTGACATTCCTTTACATGCCTGGGTATATGTAGATGAAGTATGGTGCAATGTCCAGGACGAACTATACTTTATCATCTTCGGTCAAATCCATCACTACCGGCATTTTAAAATAGCTGTATGCTTCTAGGAGCATAGGGGCCAGGAGTTACGCTGTATTTTGTTTACTGTGAGCCTATACCCGGCATTATCAATCCTAAAGCCAGCTGGCATACGCAAATATATTCTGCCGGCTATACACAGGTTTCTTTTGAGACGGTTTCTCTCCTGTCAGATCTGAAAAACCCCTGAAAATGAAATTTTCTTTAATCACCTACTTAATTATTTACAATGACTAATAAAGCAAGCTTTTTACATGCGGCCATGCTGCATGATCAGACCTATTTGGTAGATTCTATACTGAAAGAAGAATCAGAAATGAAAAACGCCTGCCAGTGGTATAATCACCTGGCATTTAACGTTACGCTCACGGAAGAAACCTTCACTGGTAATCTTGCTGAACTGGAAAACAGGGTAACAGAAATGAGAAACCAGCTTGCCGGGATGCAAAAGCAATTGGACGAAGATGATACACTGGCAGATACAGTTTTATATCGTATGATGTTGAACAGGCTGGTTAATGACGTTGAGCTGCTGTTAAAAGCAGAAGGTAAAGGCCAACAGGTATTTCAATGGTTACTGGTGCCTTATTGGCTTTCTGATAAATTAATTGCAGAGGGTGAAGTAATACTACGTGTATATGGTAATAACTGGTGGGGTATTACGAACCTGATTAGTTACACAGAGGTGCTAATGAGTGTTAAGAAAGAATTGGAAGATCACTATTAAACCATTGTGAATGCAGTTACAGCCATTAAACACCAGTAATCCACTGCATTTATCCTGGCAGTACGGTGAGGTTCATATTGAAATTATGGGTGGTATCAGACTGGAAGGACTGGACAGGTTAAAAGTTACCCTGAAAGTTAAATATAAACAGTCGGTGCTACGCAGTAATCTGGATTTATATAATGATGCCCAGGTAGAAAAGCTGGTACGTAAAACAGCAGAACTGTTTAGTTTGGGCAGTAGTTATATGGCGAAAGTATTGGAAGAACTTACCAATGCCCTGGAAGCACATCGTATTACCAGCCTGCAACAACTGGAAGTAAAGAAGGAGAAAAAAGTTCTGTCACCAGAAGAAAAGCGGGAAGCAATTACATTTTTACAGCAGCCCAACCTGGTTAAAACTACTGGTGAGTTGATAGGAGCCAGTGGTGTAATTGGTGAAGAACATAACAGATTGCTCATGTATCTGATTTTTACCAGCAGGAAACGGGAAAATCCATTGCATATTGTTAGTCTGGCTGCTTCTGGTACTGGTAAGAGTTACCTACAGGAGCGTGTAGCTGCATTAATACCGGATGAGGATAAAATAGAAATGACGGTGCTATCAGAGAATGCCTTTTACTACTTTGGTCAGCAGGAACTACAGCACAAATTAATGCTCATAGAAGACCTGGAAGGAGCGCAGCAGGCATTATATCCACTACGAGAATTACAGAGCAAAAACAAGCTGGTAAAGCGTGTGGTGGTAAA encodes the following:
- a CDS encoding AAA family ATPase gives rise to the protein MQLQQANRRNVKIKMALQGPAGAGKTYSALLLAYGLCGDWEKIAVVDSENQSAALYADLGNFLVLPLHAPFTPESYIEAITICENKGIEVIVLDSITHEWAGVGGILDIHAQVKGNNSYTNWLKVSPRHEAFVQKMLQSPVHIISTIRSKQDYILVEKNGKQVPEKVGIKGIQRANLDYEFTLLFELDKSNKAVATKDRTSLFSGKPAFILTAATGKQILDWCTQGGQGVLVSQISACNSMEELLQLFYAHPVQNESDKQAFSQRRKELEGNHALIP